A section of the Spirosoma pollinicola genome encodes:
- a CDS encoding PepSY-associated TM helix domain-containing protein, protein MFSDKTVYSLHRISGLVGGLFILIITITGSILVVDRQVDNLLNPNQTHIESAGQLQSVGQLLASINRQYPEAQVRSLAVWDEAKKEAVRVDLINKGVWTWVSMNPYTGAVLGARQADATLVRRARELHENLLLEPVGGFVMGLAGICLFISVLTGTWYYRRSLLSVFKIGVRWNKSPRLVYADIHKWLGVVALLFMLMMSATGIFFHWEQIERKFGDGPKPEQTLTAPIPVSSIPVDAAIAAARASIANFQPQLIDFPKPGDSTLVIRGNMPGSIRMLGKYNVAATVDARNGHYISGFDARDADLEYIAEHIFEELHFGHYGGWISQVLYILLALSTAVVTLTGLFLWYLKR, encoded by the coding sequence ATGTTCTCCGATAAAACCGTTTATAGCCTGCACCGAATTTCGGGTCTGGTAGGTGGCCTGTTTATCCTGATTATTACCATTACCGGCTCGATCCTGGTCGTTGATCGGCAGGTCGACAACTTGCTCAACCCGAATCAAACGCATATTGAATCCGCTGGTCAACTCCAGTCCGTCGGCCAGCTCCTGGCGTCGATAAATCGTCAGTATCCGGAGGCTCAGGTCAGAAGCCTTGCCGTATGGGATGAGGCTAAAAAAGAAGCTGTCCGGGTTGATCTGATAAATAAGGGTGTGTGGACATGGGTTTCCATGAATCCTTATACCGGGGCCGTTCTTGGTGCCCGGCAGGCAGATGCGACGCTGGTTCGGCGGGCGCGTGAACTGCATGAAAACTTGTTGCTGGAGCCCGTTGGCGGGTTTGTCATGGGTCTGGCGGGTATCTGTTTATTCATTTCGGTACTAACCGGCACATGGTATTACCGGCGGTCGTTGCTGAGTGTATTTAAAATTGGGGTGCGGTGGAATAAATCCCCCCGCCTTGTGTATGCCGACATTCATAAGTGGCTGGGGGTAGTTGCTCTGCTCTTCATGCTGATGATGAGTGCCACGGGTATTTTCTTCCACTGGGAACAGATCGAGCGCAAGTTTGGGGATGGGCCGAAGCCTGAACAAACCCTGACCGCTCCAATTCCAGTTTCCAGTATTCCGGTTGATGCTGCCATTGCTGCTGCTAGGGCATCCATTGCCAATTTTCAACCCCAGCTTATCGACTTCCCGAAGCCTGGTGATAGTACACTGGTTATTCGCGGCAATATGCCGGGCAGCATTCGAATGCTTGGTAAATACAATGTAGCAGCAACGGTCGATGCCCGAAACGGCCACTACATAAGTGGGTTCGATGCGCGCGATGCGGATCTGGAATACATTGCCGAACACATTTTTGAGGAACTTCATTTTGGGCATTACGGTGGCTGGATCTCTCAGGTACTCTACATTCTCCTGGCCTTATCGACAGCCGTTGTGACCCTTACAGGTCTGTTTCTCTGGTATTTAAAGAGGTAA